A stretch of Toxoplasma gondii ME49 chromosome V, whole genome shotgun sequence DNA encodes these proteins:
- the GPI gene encoding glucose-6-phosphate isomerase GPI (encoded by transcript TGME49_283780~Product name based on PMID:17449654.~Predicted trans-membrane domain (TMHMM2.0):45-68): protein MGARAFRGGRRPSMREVSCATVHCARAVCLAATRCRFSRTRGRCRVPLKLAVCALFFLSEVLLTFHFFYRATGAFDGNREDLDDFLHRSFFATDSFRRMAPTQLEQCASHGKLLQEKKKLEKLHLRDLLKDEARNDLLIRSTDQGVYLDFSRQKITLETLQHLVNLAHERQVPAMVKRMFSGEKINQTENRAVLHVALRMPEGSEPVHVDGKNVLDEVHAVLRRIRVFSEKVRSGEIRGHTGKKLVNVISIGIGGSYLGTEFVHLALAAEGYAAEKAHGRQIHFLANVDPVDVWLAERGFDPEETLVVVISKTFTTAETMMNARSVRDWYLHHYKGDERALGAHFCAVSTNLDGTSKFGIQSDRVFGFWDWVGGRYSVTSAVGILPLALQYGYDVAQEFLNGAHAMDVHFKTAELADNLPMLMGLISVWNATFFGYSNVAVLPYAQALLRFPAHIQQLTMESNGKRVTMDGKTLDFDVGEIFFGEPGTNGQHSFYQLIHQGRVIPAEFIGFCKSQRAIKLKEEPVSNHDELMSNFFAQPDALAFGKTPEELRKEGIPEKLVPHKTFPGDRPSCMLLFPEISPFHIGQLLALYEHRVAVEGWLWGINSFDQWGVELGKVLAKGVRGILQKRREGKAPHESGQSELCSSTRKILEHYVQQSKA from the exons ATGGGAGCTCGTGCGTTCCGCGGGGGTCGACGTCCGTCGATGAGGGAAGTTTCCTGTGCAACTGTTCACTGTGCACGCGCGGTGTGCCTGGCGGCCACACGGTGTCGGTTTTCTCGAACGCGTGGCCGGTGTCGCGTTCCGTTAAAACTTGCAGTCTGtgcactcttcttcctctccgagGTGCTCCTAACTTTCCATTTCTTTTATCGTGCCACTGGCGCGTTCGACGGAAACCGGGAAGATCTCGACGATTTCCTCCACCGGAGTTTTTTTGCGACCGACTCATTTCGCAGAATGGCGCCGACACAGCTGGAACAGTGCGCCAGTCACGGCAAGCTGctgcaggagaagaaaaagctcGAGAAGCTTCATTTGCGGGACTTGCTCAAGGACGAAGCGCGAAATGACCTCCTCATCAGATCCACTGACC AGGGCGTCTACCTGGACTTTAGCCGCCAGAAAATAACGCTGGAAACCCTTCAGCATCTTGTGAATCTTGCACACGAGCGACAA GTGCCAGCGATGGTGAAGCGCATGTTTTCGGGAGAGAAGATCAACCAGACCGAGAACCGCGCCGTGTTGCATGTCGCCTTGCGCATGCCCGAAGGCAGCGAGCCGGTCCACGTCGATGGCAAAAATGTTCTGGAtgaagtgcatgcagtgctgAGACGCATTCGCGTCTTTTCCGAGAAAGTCCGCAGTG gTGAAATTCGAGGCCACACTGGGAAGAAACTCGTGAACGTCATTTCAATTGGCATTGGCGGAAGCTACTTGGGGACTGAGTTTGTTCATCTCGCTCTCGCAGCCGAAGGCTATGCCGCTGAGAAGGCACACGGCCGTCAGATTCA CTTTTTAGCGAACGTGGACCCGGTCGATGTGTGGCTTGCCGAGAGAGGCTTCGACCCTGAGGAGACTCTCGTGGTTGTCATTAGCAAGACGTTcacgacagcagagacgatGATGAATGCTCGCTCTGTTCGGGACTGGTACCTCCACCACTACAAGGGAGATGAACGCGCGTTGG GTGCGCACTTCTGCGCGGTTAGCACGAACCTGGATGGCACGAGCAAGTTCGGCATTCAGTCGGACCGTGTCTTCGGCTTCTGGGACTGGGTG GGCGGGAGGTACTCCGTCACCTCGGCTGTGGgcattcttcctctcgctctccaaTACGGCTATGACGTCGCGCAAGAGTTTCTGAAT GGCGCGCATGCCATGGATGTTCACTTCAAGACGGCCGAGCTGGCAGACAATCTTCCGATGCTCATGGGTCTCATCAGTGTGTGGAACGCCACTTTCTTCGGCTACTCGAATGTCGCCGTTCTGCCCTACGCGCAggctcttctccgcttccctGCACACATCCAACAGCTTACCATGGAGAGCAACG ggAAGCGCGTGACGATGGATGGCAAGACCCTGGATTTCGATGTGGGCGAAATTTTCTTTGGAGAGCCGGGCACCAACGGCCAGCACAG TTTCTACCAGCTCATCCACCAAGGTCGTGTCATTCCTGCGGAGTTCATTGGCTTTTGCAAGTCTCAGAGAGCGATCAAGCTGAAG GAGGAGCCCGTAAGCAACCACGACGAACTGATGAGCAACTTCTTTGCTCAGCCAGATGCGCTGGCTTTCGGAAAGACACCCGAAGAACTCCGCAAGGAAGGCATTCCGGAGAAGCTCGTTCCCCACAAGACCTTCCCTGGCGACCGTCCTTCGTGCAT GCTTCTTTTTCCGGAGATCTCACCCTTCCATATTGGCCAGCTGCTGGCGTTGTACGAGCACCGCGTTGCTGTGGAGGGTTGGCTGTGGGGAATCAACTCGTTCGATCAGTGGGG TGTTGAACTTGGAAAGGTCCTCGCCAAGGGCGTCCGTGGCATCCTCCAGAAGCGTCGTGAGGGCAAGGC acccCATGAGTCTGGACAAAGCGAACTCTGCAGCTCGACGAGGAAGATTTTGGAGCACTACGTGCAGCAGTCGAAGGCTTAA
- a CDS encoding B9 domain-containing protein (encoded by transcript TGME49_283765) has translation MAPSNTAHSNPPGNTDPPSSLIPPISGYSEGEAPSSSVTGKRKKAKRTSDTKRQDRVDIPAGADAQASAAAAAPSPACALEKSKIAEASRQQSRRSAEFDAKFPATNRGNGEDDAARAPEHTYPASSPLGVNHSSPVPSAARFQPTLEETGNAEDRRQKVEASAPKLERWPSRLSETNTGPLAPGLLLSALHQNARQPFLVNQGSTEAEIHFIGELEAGYGFRTSDGLFCEFSFEAGNHWLGLCKAADRRHQTQTAYGSVGDVYLWNHPIDLHYAVSSVVGWPRCRISVWKLTNLGTVENVAYGTVSLPTAAGHHEFICHTWTPLGTYSEEFAGAKTRLENNLFFDKFYSAGPHTHLSPAEEIFSFERPGH, from the exons ATGGCACCTTCCAACACCGCACACAGCAATCCACCTGGGAATACAGACCCACCCAGCTCCCTGATTCCGCCCATTTCTGGAtacagcgaaggcgaagccccttcgtcgtctgtgacagggaagcgaaaaaaagcaaagCGAACGAGTGACACGAAACGGCAGGACCGCGTCGACATACCGGCGGGTGCTGACGCACAagcgtctgcagctgctgccgcgcCTTCCCCAGCTTGTGCGCTTGAAAAAAGTAAAATTGCAGAAGCTTCTCGTCAGCAGAGCCGCAGATCGGCAGAGTTCGACGCGAAATTTCCGGCAACAAACAGGGGAAAcggggaagacgacgcagcgaGGGCACCAGAACATACCTACCCAGCTTCCAGTCCTCTGGGAGTGAATCACAGTTCACCCGTACCGAGTGCGGCACGATTCCAGCCTACCCTGGAAGAAACGGGAAACGCTGAAGATCGAAGGCAAAAAGTGGAAGCGTCGGCTCCTAAGTTGGAGAGATGGCCGAGTCGCTTGAGTGAAACGAACACAGGCCCTCTTGCCCCGGGTCTCCTGCTCTCCGCCCTTCATCAAAACGCCCGCCAGCCTTTCCTTGTCAATCAGGGCAGCACAGAAGCCGAG ATTCACTTCATCGGCGAACTCGAGGCAGGTTACGGGTTCCGGACTTCTGACGGTTTGTTCTGCGAATTCTCTTTCGAGGCCG GGAATCACTGGCTCGGTCTCTGTAAGGCTGCAGATCGGCGTCACCAAACTCAGACGGCGTATGGCAGT GTGGGAGATGTGTATCTTTGGAATCACCCCATCGATCTGCACTACGCTGTTTCATCGGTCGTCGGCTGGCCGCGCTGCCGCATTTCTGTGTGGAAGCTGACAAATCTCGGGACAGTGGAGAACG TCGCCTACGGGACTGTGAGTCTCCCCACAGCCGCTGGGCACCATGAGTTCATCTGCCACACGTGGACGCCTCTCGGGACCTACAGCGAAGAATTTGCAGGTGCGAAGACACGACTGGAAAATAACTTGTTCTTTGACAAGTTCTATTCCGCGGGTCCTCACACACATCTCTCTCCTGCAGAGGAAATCTTCTCTTTTGAGAGGCCCGGACACTGA
- a CDS encoding hypothetical protein (encoded by transcript TGME49_283770), which produces MSFCVAPGELRPFRQDILSDVLPHRRILDCEVVSMFLNLVCFLDAGLIRCSNPSSDCLETLLRTDSTSSRPGFCAAHQLWSAITLQLLFMASPSHWDTPFPRHLPQLSACNKQVEYC; this is translated from the coding sequence ATGTCGTTCTGCGTTGCTCCTGGTGAACTTCGTCCCTTCCGACAAGACATTCTTTCCGATGTGCTTCCTCACAGACGCATCCTGGACTGCGAAGTCGTCTCTATGTTTCTCAACCTCGTCTGTTTCCTAGATGCCGGTTTGATTCGCTGCAGCAACCCATCGTCGGACTGTTTAGAGACACTTCTTCGCACTGACAGCACTTCCAGTCGTCCGGGTTTCTGCGCCGCACACCAGCTTTGGTCTGCGATCACACTACAGCTGCTGTTCATGGCCTCGCCTTCGCACTGGGATACTCCTTTCCCTCGACACCTGCCGCAACTCAGTGCGTGCAACAAGCAGGTTGAGTATTGTTAA